From the genome of Deinococcus roseus, one region includes:
- a CDS encoding alpha/beta fold hydrolase, whose translation MPYVTVGQENNQDIQLFFEDHGTGQPVVLIHGFPLNGRSWERQTNALLDAGYRVITYDRRGFGQSSQPSSGYDYDTFTQDLDHLLSHLGVQDAVLVGFSMGSGEVTRYVAQYGSERVSKAVLVGPIPPFLLKTEDNPEGVDQSVFEGIKAAIRQDRFKFLSGFFKDFYNTDVHMGSRVSQEDVQASFNVAAGASARATLACVDTWLTDFREDVKKVNVPTLIIHGDADRILPIQVTADRLKDLIAGSEYVVIKDGPHNIPWTHAEQVIQALLEFLKK comes from the coding sequence ATGCCATATGTGACTGTCGGGCAGGAAAACAACCAGGACATTCAACTTTTCTTTGAAGACCACGGCACCGGGCAACCCGTGGTGCTGATTCACGGATTCCCACTGAATGGGCGCTCCTGGGAACGCCAGACCAACGCCCTGCTGGACGCAGGCTACCGCGTCATCACCTATGACCGCCGGGGATTTGGACAATCCAGTCAGCCGTCTTCTGGCTACGATTACGACACCTTCACCCAGGACCTGGACCACCTCCTCAGCCATCTGGGTGTTCAGGATGCTGTGCTGGTGGGCTTCTCGATGGGCTCAGGGGAAGTCACCCGTTATGTGGCCCAGTACGGCAGCGAACGGGTCAGCAAGGCTGTGCTGGTTGGCCCCATCCCCCCTTTCCTGCTCAAAACCGAGGACAATCCCGAGGGCGTGGACCAGAGCGTCTTTGAAGGCATCAAGGCAGCCATCCGTCAGGACCGCTTCAAATTTCTCAGCGGGTTCTTCAAGGATTTCTACAACACTGATGTGCATATGGGGTCCCGTGTCAGCCAGGAGGACGTGCAGGCCAGTTTCAATGTGGCTGCAGGGGCTTCTGCACGGGCCACCCTCGCCTGCGTGGACACCTGGCTCACCGACTTCCGGGAAGACGTCAAAAAGGTGAATGTTCCCACCCTGATCATTCACGGCGATGCAGACCGCATCCTGCCCATCCAGGTCACGGCAGACCGCCTGAAAGACCTGATTGCAGGCAGTGAATACGTGGTGATCAAGGACGGTCCTCACAACATCCCCTGGACCCATGCAGAACAGGTGATTCAGGCACTGCTGGAATTCCTCAAAAAATAG